A single region of the Silene latifolia isolate original U9 population chromosome 8, ASM4854445v1, whole genome shotgun sequence genome encodes:
- the LOC141594937 gene encoding F-box/kelch-repeat protein At3g23880-like, with protein MTTLEGLSMDVFEGLTMDVIIMEILPWLPAKTLIRFKSVCKSWNSVISSRDFTQNYLDHQSLSSSAADKRLILTGDRRINCYHLGGPYATTTTTTFFYTKTNPFISVIGTSNGLLCIRLTTLNFNEYCILNPTTRICRCIHSRLHEQLGVGHSHGFGFDHENLDYVIVVVSVYRNNSVVKTRITSVYSLNKNTWSVVDEITFPIDNMNALKQYGVLFDNNLLHWMFWIPTLHKFRIGCFDICKKKWTDDCLLPQFYYDPTCNKKTNVVDIGLIDDCLSSTFNDMIANRHDVWVMKEYGVQESWVMLLTIPNSNCFKLEHTNPVAYCHISDDMVLVRQLFTCRLFWYNKVDGRVSEAKFDGASYFWNIQAYMCSRSHVHIPGGQLFEHVL; from the coding sequence ATGACGACCCTCGAGGGCCTCAGCATGGACGTTTTCGAGGGCCTCACCATGGAcgttatcatcatggaaatcctTCCGTGGTTACCTGCAAAAACCCTAATCCGTTTCAAATCCGTCTGCAAATCCTGGAATTCCGTAATTTCATCCCGAGATTTCACCCAAAATTACCTCGACCACCAGTCTCTCTCGTCCTCCGCAGCAGACAAACGCCTCATCCTCACTGGAGACCGTCGCATTAACTGCTACCACCTTGGCGGGCCATAcgcaacaaccaccacaacaacCTTCTTTTACACCAAAACGAATCCATTTATTTCCGTCATCGGGACATCCAATGGCTTGCTTTGTATTCGCCTAACTACGTTAAACTTCAACGAGTACTGCATTCTCAACCCGACGACCCGAATTTGCCGATGTATCCATAGTAGGCTTCATGAACAACTTGGGGTTGGACACAGTCACGGTTTCGGGTTTGATCATGAAAACCTCGATTACGTAATAGTTGTTGTATCCGTGTATCGCAACAATTCCGTCGTGAAAACGCGAATAACTAGTGTGTACAGCTTGAATAAGAACACCTGGAGTGTAGTTGATGAAATAACGTTTCCTATAGATAATATGAACGCACTTAAGCAGTATGGTGTCCTCTTTGATAACAATTTGTTGCATTGGATGTTTTGGATTCCCACATTGCACAAATTTAGGATCGGTTGTTTCGACATTTGTAAGAAGAAGTGGACAGACGATTGTTTATTGCCTCAGTTCTATTACGACCCAACCTGCAACAAAAAAACCAACGTAGTTGATATCGGGCTTATTGATGACTGTTTGTCTTCAACATTCAACGATATGATTGCGAATCGCCACGATGTGTGGGTAATGAAGGAATATGGTGTACAAGAGTCATGGGTCATGCTGTTGACCATTCCTAATTCTAATTGTTTCAAATTGGAACATACTAATCCTGTTGCTTATTGTCACATTTCAGATGACATGGTTTTAGTTCGACAGCTTTTTACTTGTAGATTATTCTGGTATAATAAGGTTGATGGTCGAGTTAGCGAGGCTAAATTTGACGGAGCTTCGTATTTCTGGAATATTCAAGCTTATATGTGTAGCAGAAGCCATGTTCACATACCTGGTGGACAACTGTTTGAGCACGTACTCTAA